TGGAAATCCCCTCTGGCCTCTAAAGCTTGGGTTAACTGTAAGGCCGAGTTATAATCCGCTACCTTGAGTTCCGGAGATTGGGGATCCAGCATGAGTCATCCTCTTCGACTAGAGTAGGTTTTTCCGATACATCAATTCCGCGTTTAAAATCGCGGCACCGGCAGCCCCACGGACCGTATTATGACTTAGGACAACATATTTCCAATCTAAAATCGGATCAGGTCTGAGTCTTCCCACTACGGTAGTCATACCTTTCCCTGTCTCCAGGTCTAGGCGAGGCTGGGGTCTGTCTTCTTCTTGACGATAAAGAATCGGAAAATCCGGAGCGAGAGGCAACTTTAATTCTTGAGGCTCGCCTTTAAATGAAGACCAGGCTTCTAAAATTTCGGATTCAGTTGGCTTCTTCTTGAATTTCACAGAAACACAAACTGTATGTCCGTCGAAAACCGGAACTCGATTACAATGAGCGGAAATTTTAAAATCCGCATTCACTATCTTTCCACCTTCAGCCTTTCCAAGACATTTCAGAGGCTCGATCTCCGCCTTATCTTCTTCTCCACCTATAAAAGGAACTACGTTCCCCAAAATATCCATGGTAGGAACTCCCGGATAACCTGCTCCGGAAATCGCCTGCATGGAGAATAACATAACGGATTCTATACCGAACTTTTCGTATAGAGGTTTCAGAGAGATGGTCACTCCCATGATCGTACAATTGGAGTTAGTGATGATCTTGCCCGGAGTTTTTTGGCTGGAAAGCACATCCAAATGATTCGCGTTCACTTCTGCAGAAAGAAGAGGAACATTCTCCACCATTCTATGATTTTTAGAATTGGAAATAATATGGATGCCTGCTTGGGCAAAAGAAGTTTCCACCTCTCCTGCAACAGAAGCGTCCAAACCGGAAAACGCCAGTTTCACACCTGGAGTAACCTTAGGGTCCGGTAACGTGATAATTATGTCACGAGCGTATTTAGGAATATCTCCAGAGATCTTCCAACGCTTCTTCATAACGTCCGCATATGTTTTGCCTGCGCTATTCTCGGATGCGCATAGATGGGTTACCTGAAAATAAGGATGGTTTTCCAAAAGTTGGATAAACCTTTGCCCGACGGAGCCAGTGGCTCCCAAAACAGCTACGTTAATTTTGCTCATAGAACTTATTTACCGCTCTCAGACTTAAAGTCTGCATTTCATTGTTTTTCTCTATTTTTTTCTAAGACCATGGACTGTCATTCGACAAATTTAGATATGAGCGAAGCATACTTAGAATTCATCTTATGAGTTCCTTCATACGTGAGATGATGGAAGTCCCAAAAATCAGTCGAAGGCAGATCCCTGCTTAGATCCACAAAATTGTCCCCGCCACCGCTGATCTCTTTCAGGTATGACAAATGCTCTTTATACCATTCCGAATCCCCATACCAGGAAAGGCTAACTGGGTTCTCAGGATTGTTTATTAAGAGAAATGGCAAATCCTTCTCTTTAAAAAAAGAAATGAGCTTCTTCATATAACGAAAATGAAGAATGGGCCGGAACTTTTCCTTTGCGATCTTCTTCTTAGAGTCCGCTAACACCTGAATGTACTGTAAACCTGGTCTTTTTTTTAGATCCGTAAGAAGGCGAAAGTAAAAGTATTCTTCGTATTCCTTATCGGACATCCCTAGAAAGCGTAGGTCTTCCAACCTTTCCTCTCTCACCGGTCTTCTATCCAAAAGAGAAAGATCATCTTCTTTTCCGAAAATCTGCTGTAACCTTACTCCCAGGATATCCAGAGCCCAATCCTTATGTTCTGGTCCCGCAAAATAAGGGATCCAAGTATTAGAAACTTCAGCACGGATCCAGTGATCCTTCTCCCCTGGATCCAAAAATCTAGGATCCAAAAGAATTTTTTTCCAACCGGGGCTCTTAAACTCAAAAGTCTGCTTAACAGTATGAGAAAAATTTTCCAGCTCTAGGATAAACTTTCCATCCTTAAGTACTTCTTCCACTACCTGGATATAAAAACCTTTGCGAGCCATATAAGGTTTAGGTTGAAAAGAGAAAACTTTCCCGGTCCAACCCCGAAAGGTCACTTTCTCCGGAATGTCCACACCATTATACTCTCTGAAGCTGGTGTTCCTACCAAAACGATGTTCATAGAGAGAAGTAGAAATTTTCCAATAAATTTCCTTATAACGATAAGAACCAAAAATAGAAGCGGCTAGATATTCCGCACTTTTCTCCAATCCGATTAAATCCCAAAATTCAAGGAGACTTTCCAAAGGAAAAATAATCTTGGATTGGGGAGCGTCCCTAAAATCCAAAGCATCCAAGATCAGCTTTGATTCTTCCGCAGTTTCGTTCTTACCGTTTTTAGGATCCAGAACGTAAGCCCTGTACAATCTCCAATCCACAAAGTTCACAGGATATACGATAAGATCCGGAGACAAACTCAGGAATTGGTCCTTCATCAAGTACGCATCCAAGGGAGGCATACCGGCATAAGACAAAAAGATAATATCCAGATCTTTCCCAGTGACCTTACGAAGTTCCTTCTCTAAGTCTTTAGGGTTAATCGAATAACCTGTAACACTGGAACCTATTACTAAAACACGGAATTTCTGCTTCGAAATTTTTTCGAAAGTTTTAAACTCGTGTAAAAAATTATAAAAATAATCCGCTCCCCAGGAAGATTCGTTAGGCAAGAGCCAAAACGAGTATCGGAACAAGAAGAAGTCCAAAAAAATAACTGAGATAACAACGGAAAATAAGATCGTTAATTTGGAACGGGACACAGCTCCATAAACTGAAAGTAATTGCCTCTTTGTCCAGAAATTGTTTCGTTTTCTACTTTACCTTGGATGAGGCATTGGCCAGGATTCCCAAGTGGTTTGGCTCTGGACTTCTATAATTATTTTCCTGGCCTCACTTATATTTTCCCTATTTACCGCGCCTAAAGAAATTTTCTGGAACATGGAAGCCCTGTATCTTCCTTCCGTGTTAATAGATGTGCTTAGGGATGGTGGTTCCTTAAGGGCCTGGTCGTTCGCACCTACACCTTATTTTTTTCCGGATCTACCGATCGTTTTTATATTCGGTTATATCACTGAAAATGTTTTCAGGACATTAACACTCTACGCGATCTTCCAAACTTCTTTACTCGCATATCTTTTAGGAAGGTTCATCCGTGCAATGGAGCCAAAAATGCCCCGGCCCCAAAGTTACGTATTCAGCTTACTCATATTATCTTTCTTATTTCTGATCGCTGAAAAATTTCCGTTGTTGTACTTTTTATATTTTCCTTCCGTACATATCAGCGCATTTCTCACGAGTCTCTGGATATGGCCTTATTTAAAAAGAGAGAAGGTGCCGAAATATTCCATCTTCCCTCTGCTTTCCCTACTCACGGTTTCGGATAGGATCCTAGTTTTAGAATTATATCTGCCGACTTTACTTGCTTGGGCGAGAAGGTACGGTCGTTGGGGAGTTTCTTTCCCGCTGATCTCCATCCGATTTTTTGCAACCGGACTCATCGGGTTAGGGCTTCATTCTTTCATAAAAATATTTTTAGCAATCAACTCACCCAATAAACTTTCCACACTTGAATCAATCTCGCATTGGTGGACTGATTTTTATACCGCAATACTTAGCCTAAACCTTTCAGGGATCTTTCTCGCATTCGCGATTTTAGGCGGAATTTTATGTTTAAGAAAAGGAAAAGAATCCGGGCATAGTTACGGATTTTTAGGATATTTCCAACTTAGTCTTTGTATATTACCGCCATTACTCGGGCTATATTCCGGCCAAAATTCACTCAAATACAGCCTACCTGCAATCGTGATGGTCCCTGTATTATTTGGGATTTTACCTTCTATCAAGAACCAAAACTATTTAAGCCATTCCAGGAATTTCGCGTTTTTAGGACTGATATTCGGACTTGGGATATTCACGATATTTGGAGAAGGAACGGGACAATTCAGAGATCCATGGGAGTCCATCACCATCAGACCGCCAGAAACAGTCTGCGTAGATGAATGGAAAGAAAAAGATTCGTTTGTTTTTGTGCTCTCAGAACCTCGAAAAGCTAGACGAATCCTCACATACTCCGAAAAAAGAGTCCTGGCATACCCGATAGATTTCAGCACATTAGAAGGATCTTATTCAGTTTCCAATAAGGAATGGTTTTTATTTCCACCGGAAGGTCCGATCGCAATATTGCCGGAAGGACTAGGAGAATCCAGGATCAAATCATTCTATGGGGAACCTTCTCGCGTTCTAAATTGTGAGTCCGGAAACGGAAAAATTTGGATCTACGAAGATACAGCAAAGATCCGAGATTATCTACAAAGACCAGTTCAAAAAACAAAATAAATAAACGGTTGGGACTCGGAAGAGAATACGGCTCCTAATAAAAACCCAATACCTACCAAAACTCCGAAAATTACCGGATGTAAACCTTCATAAAACTTACGAAAACTACCGTATTTCTCGTCTCGATTTCCTATCCAAGTGGCGGCAAAAAACAAAAAGAATGCGATAGAGAGAATACGCAAAGAAGAAAGCGTCGGATCCGCTCCGTTCGAAAAGTGAAAAAGTTTTTCGAAAACGATCCCTGTAGTTTTCCAATCCGGAGATCTGAAAAATACCCAACAAAGAACAACACCTAAGATCACAAAGATCCTATACGAGAACCTTCCTAAAATCCCAGGTCCGTTTTCAGCGGAGAAAAAATCGGGGCAAAATTTTTTACCTAATCTCTCCAAACCTAAAAAAATGCCGTGAAATCCACCCCAAACCACAAAATTCCAACTAGCACCATGCCATAGGCCGCCCAAAAGCATGGTCAAAAATAAATTCACATAAGTTCTTAGTTCGGATTTACGATTACCGCCCAAAGGAATGTATAAATAATTCCTAAGCCAAGAAGACAAAGAGATATGCCATCTTCTCCAAAAATCAGAAAATCCGGAAGCGAGATAAGGCATCCTAAAATTTTCAGTAAGTTTAAAGCCGAGAAGAAGAGCTGAGCCTAAAGCAATATCAGTATACCCGCTGAAATCACAATAGATCTGAAGAGAATACGCAAAAACCGCTGCCCATGCATAGGCACTCGAAAACTCCAAAGGAGAACGATAAAAAGAATCGGGCAAAATAGACAGTTGATCCGCAATCACCACCTTCTTCCATACGCCAATTAAAACTAAAACAAGACCTTCTCTAAGAGGGAGTTCCTTCCAAGCCACCCAGGTCCTAAGTTGAGGCAAAAAGGTCCTGGCAGGAACAATTGGTCCTGCAACCAACTGGGGGAAGAAGGAAAGAAAGAGGGCATAGTTCCAAAAATTTTTCTCAGGCAAAATTTCTCTTCTGAACACGTCGATCGTGTAACTTAGGGACTGAAAAGTGTAAAAAGAGATACCTACAGGAAGCACAATGCCCCATACAGGAAGACTTAAATTTAGCCCAAATGCCGAAAATACGGCATTTCCAGACTGCATAAAGAAAATGAAATATTTAAAAAATGCCAAAACCCCTAGATTCAAAACGAGAGAAAGTGAAAGTAAGATCGCACGAAACCTTCCTTCCTTCTGATCCATTATTCTACCAATCCAGTAATCCAGAACTGTCGTCCCGAAAAGAAGGAGCCCGAATTTAGGATTCCAGGACATATAGAAGAAATAGCTTCCAGCTAATAAAAATGGCTTCGGAACCCATTCCGGAAGCATTTTCAGCCTGGGAAGAATCCATCTCAGCCCAAATATAAGCAAAAAGAAAAATAAAAAGAGAGGGGTGGTAAAATTCATTACTTAAATTTAAGCATTATTAAAAATTCAACATTCCGGATCATTTATGATCATTAAATAGATTAATATTAATCATTAATTAGACCAATAAAAATCATATCAAATAGTCCACTTGCAGCGAACCCCGCAATTTGGACAATCCGCCGTGATTTCTGCCTTAACTCGCTTTCCCTTGGGAGTTTCGACCTTCCCAATAGCCACAAATTCAAAGTTTACTCCCTCTGGAACGTAGTGTCCGCCGCCGTATTTGGCAGATCCTTCGATTAAATTTGAGCAGGCATGGCATTTTACTCTTAATTTGATTACTTCGGCCATTGGAAAAGAATTTACGAACCTTCCTCCTTCCGCAAGAAGAAAGCGATATAGGCCTGTCAAAACCACATGGGGATGTTGATTTGATACACATGACTTTATGTCATGAATATTTGGGATTTTGATCTATTTTTAATGCCAAGTAATGGCCCCATAACCCCGCTCTCTGGCTCATTTAATGCAAAGCTAAGAATGACAGGTATTTCTTTATAGGTCGCCCAAGGATGGACAGTTCTGTCAAAATAGGGCAGCAAAAGTTTCTCTAAGGGAAAAAGCGACGACGCCTCCTGATTAACGTCTGAGAGCGAATATTAGGCTCCAAACGTCAGTTTCCTGCCCTTTAAGGACAATTTGCAAAATATCCCCTTGGGTCATCCTGCCCTATTCTTCATTTCTATCGAATCCCCGGCATCCATTATAATCAGAACCAAATGCTCATATTTGGGCAGTGCCAATTGACCCCGGATAGGCGAACTATCGCCCATGCACCGATAAATTGCCCAATCTACCAACACGCCTAAGGCTTTATTTCACGGACGATTTAAGCGGTCTCCAGGCAGATATTCTGACTTGTTTTGCAGAATTGATCCGCGCCGCATTCACAAATTCCTCAAATTCCAATCTGGCAAATAGTGAACTTTTCTGCTTATGATTAGGCACTTATGTAAAAGCCATAATATAGGCGCCTAAAGTCGATTTATGGGCAGAAACTGCCTATTTGTATAAGCATCCACCCATATGCAGGCAATTAAAGGCTACTGCTGCCCTTTTCTGAAATATGAATTTTACCCCTGTGCGCAGCACAGGGAAGTTTTGAGAATTTAAGCTCTTTTGCGAGCGGGGGCTTGTTTTTTGGCTGGAGCGGATTTTTTAGGGGCTACTAATTTCTTTTTATCTTTTTTTGACTCGATAGCGCTTGCATCGAAGTTCACATCCAATCCCATTTTCTTATTTCGTTTCACCATATATACGAAATGTCTAACGTACTGAGCATAAGGTTCAGGCACAGATTTAGGATCGAAGTCTAAAGGATTTTCTAAAAGAGAACGAACCACAGTTTGATTCAGATCTTCTTTGCTAGTGACCATGAGAGTTTCTAATCTGCGAAGAATTTCGTGATCGTTCACCTCGCTAGTGACTTTCTTCATCGCATTCAGAAGCCTCTGAAAAGAGGTTCGTTTGATCTTCACGGCCATATTTGTTAAGTTAGAATTTCTGGGGTCGGACGACCAGAAGAAAATTTATATGAGTCTTGTCCGACCTTAGATGCTACCTTTTCGAGTGATGATCTCAATTCTTGGCTTTGGGCTAGAGCTTCCTGTTTCACTAGGAAGGATCCACTCCCCACTGGGCGCCCAATGCTAGCCAGTGCAGACTCCCCTATTTCCAGCCTATATCTTAGGGTTGCCCAGGAGAAGGTCCGGTTTTCGTAAGATCCCCCAGGAACCTGGGCAATGCCCTGTATTTGTCCGGATCTCAGGTTTAATTCAGGCCCCAGCGGATTCTCTGGGGTTTTCCTTAAATTAGCTGCCCCAGTGGTAGGAACTCCCGACCCTAATAGATGATTTCTTTGATTTTCGGCGGAACAGACCGGGCCGGTAGCGAAGCCTTCCCCACTTAAATTTAGAGAAAACATACCGGCACAATCGGATAGAAAATTAGCGTAAGAAACTCCTCTGACTGGAGAAGTCGCATTGTCTTGAGTTCGCCCTTGGACCTGAGCCCATGGTAGGAACTCCTGGCTAAACCCTCGTCCGACTTTCAAGTCGGGCAATAAAACATTCAGGCCAAGCAGGCAGTTTTGGGAAAGAGGCGAAGATACTGAAAAAATTTCAGAAGTCGATTTCCGATTTTGGATCCTCAGTTCAGAATTAGGATCATTCCCCTTCTTCACTTTTTTATCTTCAGAAATTTTTGCGACTCTGGTAGGAACACCTTCATCGGCCAGAAGAGAATCTAGATCCGGAAAGTCAGACAATCTTTCTTCTTCAGAATAAGAAATTCCTTCGGCAAGAACTAGATCCACTTCTTCTTGGTAGATTGATTTTAGTTCTTCCGAAATGGACTCTTCTGCTCCAGACATATTTTGAGAAGAATATTCCGAGTCGGAAACCTCTTCTGCGAAGGCAGAGCTCGAGCCCAAAGCCAAGGAGGCAATAAGCAAGAACTGTGCCAAAAAATTATGTCTCATTCGAAAAAACATGACAGTATAGCCCATTTTTAACCATTTTTGGAGGAAATGGAAGCTTTTTTTACTGTTTTTCTAGGATTTTAGGCTGTCTTTCGGAATAGTCTCTTGGCTCGGAGCTTCCATTCCCAGAGCACAATTTCTTGTTCTTTGTTCTCTGCTCTGTCTTGCTCTTTTTCTAAAAGTGCATAGACCATACTCGCGATATCTTTGGAAAAACCTTTATCCAGTTCTGCTTCGAATTCTTTTTCTCTGGTCTCTAAAATTAAACCTGCAAGTCGGAAGCCTTCATCCAAATTTTTTAATTTAGGCGCCCAGCCTTTCAGCTCTTCTTTATTTTCATCATTTCGGATCATCACATCCAAAAAAGTTCGAATGAACGCGACCTCTTCCGACTTCAATGTGAATTCCAGAAGAAGTTGTTTTACTTTTTCCAGTTCCATTTTTCGGAGATGGATCCTAGCTAAGAAAACCGGATTTTTGGAGTGCATATTCAGGTTTCCCTTCTCCAATAAATCCGTTGCCCGGACCTTATTAAAATCTACGATACTGGATTCTTCCCTCAGACTTTTTTCCAGCTCCTCTTTTCCAGGGGACGGTCTTTCCCCCACTGCCGCGATTTTTTGGGCCACCTTTCTTTTGATGATGAGCATGTTCAAGGAAGGGAACCTGATTTTCAAGGCCACCAATTCCTGACGTGGGAACTCCTCGTCCAAAACCAGATGGTGCATTTCTACACCTTCTTCTCTGGCTCTGAGAAGGCTATCCACTCGCTCATAATGATAGATAATTACTGGCAGAATATCGCATTCACTTCCGCTGTTTAAGAAGATGGTCCGGACTTCATTTCCGGAACTGGAATGCTGGTAAGGGATCACAAGTTTTCCCTGTTTTACGTTTACAAAACTCAGCTCCCCTAATCTAAAATGAGAGAGGTCAAAATCCTCTCCTAAAAATGCGATCCTAGGAACCGGAACCACGATGGACTGATTTCTAGCTCCTTTTGGGACTTCTGGCCCCCTGGAGGTAAAAACTACGTACGTCATTTTTCCCAGGCGGACTTTTACCAAAAATCCGGCCGGGGTTTTTCTTTCTTCGTATAAGGAATCTAATTCCAAAATTTTAACCCAAACCCAGGTTTTTTAATTTATACTGCAATGAGCCTCTGGAAATTCCCAAGGCCTTTGCCATTCGTATTTGGTTGCCGCCGAACAATTTATCTGCCAAAAGAATTTTTTGGCGCTCCACGGCTTCCACAGCTTTTCGCAAATCCAGGTCCTCCGGATCCGGAAGAGAAATCCCTTTTGAACCTTCTTTTTTAAGGTCCGAATTTCGGATCTCTCCCGAGCCGGAATTTAAAACTGCCTCTTCAATCGCATTCCGAAGATCTTCCAGATTTTGGCAGGAACTACTCTCCACCAAAGACTCGATCGCATCCTCAGAAAGCGCCAAATCAGGGCGGCCATGTAATTCACAGACCTCTTGGAAAATCGGCCGGACCGCCGCAATTTTATCCGATTTTACCCAGTCTTTCCAAGCAGGTAATTCTAACTTATTTTCGGCCAAAAGAGAACGAAAATATAAAAACTCTTCTATTGATTTTTTGCCTGAGTTTTCTAAAAAAATAAGACGGGATTTTCCGGACTTTCTCTGAGAATATTCGAACAAGATCCTTTGTTGGGCTAAAGAATAATTCTCTGAATTTTCTAAAATTAGAGTTCCAGACTCGGCCATTTTTTCCCAATCGATTAAGGCCTTTTCTAATTTGGATGCCTGCTCCGGAAGGATCGAAACCGTTAAAATTGGCCTGCCAGGAAACTCCCTTTTTTGGATCCATTTTGCTAAGGTTTTTTTTCCGGAAGAAGCAGGACCCGAAATACAGATGCTCTTAGATTCTTTGAATTTTTCTAGTTGGGAATTTTTCCCATTCCCCAATCTGAAAATCAGCTCCCCCAACGGATCGGGACTCACGTCCTCTGAAAGTTTATAAACGGTAGAAGGTTCCGATTCTTTTTTCAAAAGTCGGGCCACCTTTTGGGAGAGTAAATGTAAGAGTAAAATTTGTCTTTCTTCCGCTCGGTTTGGAAGTTCTATCAGGAAAAATCCGAACATTCTTCCATCCAATAAAACCGGAGATAATAAACATCCCAGGGATTCATCTCGAAACAGTTCCACTTCTTCTGATCTAGGTAAGAAGAAGGGAGATTTGCTTCCTTCTAAACGGCTCCGGATTTGAGACCCCTTGGTTAGGAAAGGATAGAAGAATCCATCTTCCCCATATCCCCAAGAACCCGCTTCTTCCAAGGAGGAAGGATCCGATTCTGAGACCAAGGTAGCGAGCCCGGCCAAACCATCGATTAATCTTAAACATTCCGGAAATGCGAGAGGTAATAATATCCTAAGTTCTTTAGGATTTGGATTCCCCCATATAAATTCTTCCGGAGCGGATAGCATAGAAGGGAAAATGTTTAAAATTAAGCATGGTGTCAACCATGTACCTGGACTTTCTTTCGAATGTCGGACGTCCGACATTTGGGTCCGATTTTTCTGCAATTTTTAGAAAATTTAAGAATTAGTTTGAATGCTTCTCCCCTTCTCCTTACATGGAAATATAGTGTTGGCTTCGGTCCCGAAGTTGACTTTTTAATTTTTATTTTTGTTTAAATTCCCCTCTTTATTCTCTCGATTTCTGAAGGTAGATATAAGGACGGGATGTCGGACATCCGACAATTGAGATACAAGGGAACAGAATGATTGTAGTATCTATCGCAAACCAAAAGGGAGGAGAAGGTAAAACCACTACCTCTCTGAATTTAGCTTGGGGTCTCGCCAGAAGAGGTAAAAAAACTCTGCTGATTGATATCGATCCTCAGGCAAATTCTACAGGGATTTTCCTAAATCCGGAAGGGTTAGAAAAATCCATGCATAATATTTTCCAATCCAAAGCGAAAATTAGAGAAGTTATGCTTAAAACAGAAGTGGAGAATTTAAATATAGCTCCCTCTCGCCTGACTCTTGCGGAAGCGGAAACGATTGCCGCAATCGTGGATGCGCCATATATTCTGAGAGACGCCCTTGCGGACTTGGAAAAGGAAATGGATTTTTGTGTAATCGATTGTCCCCCTAGCCTTTCCATTTTTACCATCAATGCACTCGTTGCTTCCAACTATGTGATCATTCCTCTCCAGGCGGAAAAATTTTCCGTGGATGGAATTTTAGGACTTCAACAAACAATTACTAGTATTAAAAAAAGAATTAATCCTAGTTTGGAAATTATGGGGGCGCTGGTCACTCAACTCAAACCTCAGACACTTCTTACTAAAACGATCATCCCTGTTCTTACCAAATATTTCAGAATTTTTGATAACAGTATTTCTGATGGAGTAGCAGTGGGGGAATCTCACCTGGCAAGAAAATCGGTCTATGAGTACAATAAATCCAGCCGCCAGGCCCAGGAATATGAAGGCTTCATTGAGGAATTTTT
Above is a genomic segment from Leptospira selangorensis containing:
- the asd gene encoding aspartate-semialdehyde dehydrogenase, with product MSKINVAVLGATGSVGQRFIQLLENHPYFQVTHLCASENSAGKTYADVMKKRWKISGDIPKYARDIIITLPDPKVTPGVKLAFSGLDASVAGEVETSFAQAGIHIISNSKNHRMVENVPLLSAEVNANHLDVLSSQKTPGKIITNSNCTIMGVTISLKPLYEKFGIESVMLFSMQAISGAGYPGVPTMDILGNVVPFIGGEEDKAEIEPLKCLGKAEGGKIVNADFKISAHCNRVPVFDGHTVCVSVKFKKKPTESEILEAWSSFKGEPQELKLPLAPDFPILYRQEEDRPQPRLDLETGKGMTTVVGRLRPDPILDWKYVVLSHNTVRGAAGAAILNAELMYRKNLL
- a CDS encoding MBOAT family O-acyltransferase translates to MNFTTPLFLFFFLLIFGLRWILPRLKMLPEWVPKPFLLAGSYFFYMSWNPKFGLLLFGTTVLDYWIGRIMDQKEGRFRAILLSLSLVLNLGVLAFFKYFIFFMQSGNAVFSAFGLNLSLPVWGIVLPVGISFYTFQSLSYTIDVFRREILPEKNFWNYALFLSFFPQLVAGPIVPARTFLPQLRTWVAWKELPLREGLVLVLIGVWKKVVIADQLSILPDSFYRSPLEFSSAYAWAAVFAYSLQIYCDFSGYTDIALGSALLLGFKLTENFRMPYLASGFSDFWRRWHISLSSWLRNYLYIPLGGNRKSELRTYVNLFLTMLLGGLWHGASWNFVVWGGFHGIFLGLERLGKKFCPDFFSAENGPGILGRFSYRIFVILGVVLCWVFFRSPDWKTTGIVFEKLFHFSNGADPTLSSLRILSIAFFLFFAATWIGNRDEKYGSFRKFYEGLHPVIFGVLVGIGFLLGAVFSSESQPFIYFVF
- a CDS encoding phosphatidylinositol phospholipase: MAVKIKRTSFQRLLNAMKKVTSEVNDHEILRRLETLMVTSKEDLNQTVVRSLLENPLDFDPKSVPEPYAQYVRHFVYMVKRNKKMGLDVNFDASAIESKKDKKKLVAPKKSAPAKKQAPARKRA
- a CDS encoding helix-turn-helix domain-containing protein, with the translated sequence MLSAPEEFIWGNPNPKELRILLPLAFPECLRLIDGLAGLATLVSESDPSSLEEAGSWGYGEDGFFYPFLTKGSQIRSRLEGSKSPFFLPRSEEVELFRDESLGCLLSPVLLDGRMFGFFLIELPNRAEERQILLLHLLSQKVARLLKKESEPSTVYKLSEDVSPDPLGELIFRLGNGKNSQLEKFKESKSICISGPASSGKKTLAKWIQKREFPGRPILTVSILPEQASKLEKALIDWEKMAESGTLILENSENYSLAQQRILFEYSQRKSGKSRLIFLENSGKKSIEEFLYFRSLLAENKLELPAWKDWVKSDKIAAVRPIFQEVCELHGRPDLALSEDAIESLVESSSCQNLEDLRNAIEEAVLNSGSGEIRNSDLKKEGSKGISLPDPEDLDLRKAVEAVERQKILLADKLFGGNQIRMAKALGISRGSLQYKLKNLGLG
- a CDS encoding ParA family protein — protein: MIVVSIANQKGGEGKTTTSLNLAWGLARRGKKTLLIDIDPQANSTGIFLNPEGLEKSMHNIFQSKAKIREVMLKTEVENLNIAPSRLTLAEAETIAAIVDAPYILRDALADLEKEMDFCVIDCPPSLSIFTINALVASNYVIIPLQAEKFSVDGILGLQQTITSIKKRINPSLEIMGALVTQLKPQTLLTKTIIPVLTKYFRIFDNSISDGVAVGESHLARKSVYEYNKSSRQAQEYEGFIEEFLNELKK